The sequence GGCTGATCCTGCTGCCGCAGGGGGATCGGGTGGTCCACGTCGGGCACGACGGTGCGATGCCCGGCTTCCTCGCCGCCGTGTACGGGCGCCGGGGCGGCGAGGGCACCCCGGGCGCGCTGGGCGGCGCCGTGCTGGGCTCGTCGGGGACCGCGTCGCAACTGTTGGAGCTGCCGCACCGGCTGCTCGCCGCCGCGGCCGAGCACGACCCGGCCGACATCGACCCGTGGCGGCCCGGCGAGCCGGCACCGCCGAACGTGCGCGGGCTGCTCGGCCGCTGGTGGGGCGAGGGCTTCGAGTACGTCTTCCGCTGGCACGACGGTGCCCTCCGCGCCCAGGGTGCCGGCGACCCGCCGGGAAGCCGCCGGCGGTCTTCGCGCCGGTGCCGGACCGGCCGGACGTGTTCCGCACCGTCGCCGGCCGGGAGGTCGGCGAGCTGCTCCGGCTGACCCGGGACCCGGCCGGCGTGGTGGTCCGGCTGCACTGGGCGACGTACCGGTTCACCCGGCACCAGGAGACATTCGACCGCTACGACTTTCGCGCCTGACCGCGCTTGCCGACCGACCGGAGCGTCTGTTCGCCGTGTCCGTTTTGTCCGGTGGTGCGGGCTCGTCGGGGCGGCGGAAATGGGCAGCGTGCCCGCGCCGTTGACCCGATACGATGGCGGTAACGTTCGCACGCCGTGGCGCCAGGCCCGGCACCGAGATCGAGAGCAGGTGGCGCAGGGCCCCTCGGCCCGACCTATGACCGGCACCCCACCTCCCGGCCCGCCCCGGGTGCAGACCAGGATCACGGTCCCCGACTCGAAGATCATGGTCAACCTGCTCGGCGCGGGTGACGAGATCCTGCGACTGGTCGAGCGCTCGGTGAACAGCGACGTGCACGTGCGGGGCAACGAGATCACCATCACCGGAGCGCCCGCCGACAACGCCCTCGCCGAGCGGCTCTTCAGCGAGCTGCTCGAACTCATCGAGAAGGGTGAGACCCTGACCACAGACGCCGTCCGGCGTACCGTCGGCATGCTCGAGCAGGGCGGCACGGAGCGGCCCGCCGAGATCCTGACGCTCAACATCCTCTCCCGGCGCGGGCGCACCATCCGCCCCAAGACGCTCGGGCAGCGGCGCTACGTCGACGCGATCGACGGGCACACCATCGTCTTCGGTATCGGCCCGGCCGGCACCGGCAAGACCTACCTCGCCATGGCCAAGGCGGTCCAGGCGCTGCAGGCCAAGCAGATCAACCGGATCATTCTGACCCGGCCGGCGGTCGAGGCCGGGGAGCGGCTGGGCTTCCTGCCCGGCACGCTCAACGAGAAGATCGACCCCTACCTGCGCCCCCTGTACGACGCGCTGCACGACATGCTCGACCCGGATACGATCCCGAAGCTGATGGCGGCGGGCACGATCGAGGTCGCCCCGCTGGCATACATGAGAGGGCGGGCGCAGCCGTACGACGCGCGCGTACTGACGCCGGAAGGCTTCAAGCCCTTCGGTTCGCTCCAGGTGGGCGATCTTGTCATCGGCTCGGACGGGATGCCCACTCCGGTGATCGGGATCTACCCCCAAGGGCCCAAACAGGTCTACCGGGTGACCACGCAGGACGGGGCTTCCACCCTGTGTTGCGGTGAGCACCTCTGGACCGTGGCCACCCCCGAGGACAAGCGGCGCGGGCACCGGCGCACGCTCGAGACCCGCGAGATGGTCGGCCAGGAGCGGCGGGGGTACCTCCGCCGGTACGAACTCCCGGTGGTGGCTCCGGTCCAGCTGGAGCCGCAGGACGTACCCCTCGACCCGTACGTCCTCGGTCTGCTGCTCGGTGACGGTTCGATCTCGTGCCGGACGACGCCCGGGTTCACCACGGCGGACCCGGAGCTCGCCCGCGCGACAGAGGGACATCTCGTGGACATCGAGCTCCACCGCACGGGCGACCACGACCACGGACCCCGGCACGCCAAGGGCCACCGCGGCGGAGTGATCGTCGCGAACCCGGTGACGGTCGCGCTCCGCGAGCTGGGTCTGGCCGGGACGAAGTCGGGCACCAGGTTCGTGCCTTCCGTTTATCTCCGGAACAGCGTCGATGTCCGACTGGCCGTCCTGCAGGGGCTGCTGGACACCGACGGTGGACCGGTCGTCCAGGCGGGAGGTACCTGCCGGGTGCAGTACTCGACGACCTCTCCCCGCCTCCGCGACGACGTCGTCCACCTGGTCCGGTCACTCGGCGGGGTGGCGACCTGGCGCGTTCGAGTGGCTGAGGGCCGTACGCCTGGACTGGCGAACGGTCGACCCGTCGCACACCGGTCGGACGCCTACGTCGTGGAGATCCGCCTGCCGGAGGGCGTAGCGCCGTTCCGGCTGTCGCGTAAGCGCCAGCGGTACGAGGAGTGCGGCGGCGGCCGGCCGATGCGTTTCATCGACTCGATCGTCCCCGCTGGTGTCCAGGAGACGATGTGCATCCAGGTGGCGGCGGAGGATTCGCTGTATGTCACCGATGACTTCCTGGTCACGCACAACACGCTCAATGACGCGTTCATCATCCTCGACGAGGCGCAGAACACCACGCCCGAGCAGATGAAGATGTTCCTCACCCGGCTCGGCTTCGCCTCCAAGATCGTGGTGACCGGCGACGTCACCCAGGTGGACCTGCCCGGCGGGACGACCAGCGGGCTGCGCGTCGTACAGGAGATCCTGGAGGGCGTCGAGGACGTGCATTTCGCGCAGTTGTCCAGCGCCGACGTGGTGCGCCACCGGCTGGTCGGGGAGATCGTCGACGCGTACGCCCGGTGGGACGCCGAGCGGGAGAACCAGCAGACCCAGGGCGTGCACGCGGTGGCCGGGCGCAGCACCCAGGGCAACCGCGCCAGCCGGCGCCGCTAGACCGAGGGAAGACAGTTGTCCATCGAGATCGCCAACGAGTCCGGTGTCGAGGTCGACACCGACGCCGTGCTCGCCGTCGCCCGGCACGCGCTCGACGAGATGGGGGTCAACCCCCTCGCCGAGCTTTCCGTGCTGCTGGTCGACGTCGACTACATGACCGAGCTGAACCACCGCTGGATGGGCGGCGACGGCCCGACCGACGTGCTCGCCTTTCCCATGGACGAGGGCAGCGTCGACCACGGGCCCGGTGAGAGCGCCGCCACCGGTGCCGAGCCGGCGCTGCTCGGCGACATCGTGCTCTGCCCGGAGGTGGCGGCGAAGCAGGCCGCGACCGGCGGGCACAGCTCGGCCGACGAGCTGCACCTGCTCACCGTGCACGGCGTGCTGCATCTGCTCGGCTACGACCACGCGGAGCCGGAGGAGGAGCGGGAGATGTTCGGGCTCCAAGCGCGGCTGCTGGCCAGCTGGCGGTCGACCCGCGCCCGGTGATGGACACTCCACTGGCCGCGGCCGCCACCGGCCTACCCGACCTGCAACTTCTCGTCGTCGCCGCCGGGCTGGTGGTGCTCGCCGGTCTGATCGCGATGACCGAGGCCGCCCTGGCCGCGGTCTCCCCGGCTCGGGCGGCCGAGCTGGCCCGCGACGGCGTGCGGGGCGCCCGCACCCTCCAGACGGTCGCCGGTGACGTGGTGCGTCACCTCAACCTCCTGCTGTTGCTCCGGTTGCTCGCCGAGCTGACCGCGACCACCCTGGTGGCGCTGGTCGCGGTGGACACCTTCGGGGCGGGCTGGCGGGCGGCGCTGGTCACCGCCGGGGCGATGACCGTGGTCAGCTTCGTCGTGGTGGGTGTCGGTCCACGTACCCTCGGCCGGCAGCACGCGTACGCCGTGGGTCGGGCCGCCGCGCCGCTGGTCCGCTGGCTGGGCCGGGTGCTCAACCCGCTCGCGTCGCTGCTGATCCTGATCGGCAACGCGGTCACCCCGGGGCGTGGCTTCCGGGAGGGGCCGTTCGCCACCCAGGTCGAGCTGCGTGAGCTGGTCGATCTCGCCGAGCAGCGTGGCGTGGTGGAGCACGGCGAACGGCAGATGATCCATTCGGTCTTCGCCCTCGGCGACACCATCGCCCGCGAGGTCATGGTGCCGCGTACCGAGATGGTGTGGATCGAGTCGGGCAAGAGTCTCTCCCAGGCGCTCGCCCTGTTCCTGCGCTCCGGGTTCTCCCGGATCCCGGTGATCGGCGAGAGCGTCGACGACGTGCTCGGGGTGCTCTACCTCAAGGACCTCATCCGGCACACCCAGGGCGGGGCCGCGGAGGACCGCCAGCTCCCGGTGGCGGAGCTGATGCGACCGGCCACCTTCGTGCCCGAGTCCAAGCCCGTCGACGACCTCCTGTCGGAGATGCAGGCGGCGCGGAACCACCTGGTCATCGTGGTCGACGAGTACGGCGGCACCGGTGGTCTGGTCACCATCGAGGACATCCTCGAGGAAATCGTCGGGGAGATCACCGACGAGTACGACGTGGAACGTCCGCCGGTCGAGCAGCTGCCCGACGGTGCGGTGCGGGTGACCGCCCGGCTGCCGGTCGAGGATCTCGGCGAGCTGTTCGACACCGAGCTGCCGCACGACGAGGTGGAGACCGTGGGTGGTCTGCTCGCGCAGTCCCTGGGACGGGTGCCGATCCCGGGCGCGCAGGTCGAGGTGGCCGGGCTGCGGCTGCTCGCCGAGGGCACCACCGGCCGCCGCAACCGGATCGACACCGTGCTGGTGCGGCGGGCGGAATCGACCGGCCCGCCAGACAAGCCGGGCGGTACGCCGACCGCCTCCCGATCCGACACCGACCAATTCGAGGAGAGGCAACCCGCCGATGCCTGAGTCGTCCGCCGTCCCGACCGTCCGGCCCACCGGCTCCGAGCTGAGCGCCGAGGACGCCAAGCTGGTCATCCTCGCCCGGGGCGCCCGAGGCCGGGTGGGCGCCGTGGAGGGCGCCGCGGTCCGGGACCAGGACGGCCGGACCTACGCGGCGGCCAGCGTCTCGCTGCCCTCGTTGACGATCACCGCGCTCCAGCTGGCGGTCGCCTCGGCCGCTGCGGCGGGCGCCAGCCGACTGGAGGCAGCCGCGGTGGTGACCGAGGCGTCCACGCTGGACGGTGCCGGGCACGCGGCAGTGCGTGACCTGGCCGCCGACGCGCCGGTCCATGTCGCCGCGCCGGACGGCACGGTGCTGGGCACGGTGACCGAATGAGCGAGCGCGGCGAGCGTGAGCGGCCCGCCTACCGGGCGGGTTTCGCCTGTTTCGTCGGCCGGCCCAACGCCGGCAAGTCCACGCTGACCAACGCGATCGTCGGGCAGAAGATCGCGATCACCTCGAACAAGCCGCAGACCACCCGGCACATCATCCGAGCGGTGCTGCACCGTCCGGATTCGCAGTTGGTGCTGGTCGACACCCCCGGCCTGCACCGCCCGCGTACGTTGCTCGGCGAGCGGCTCAACGACCTGGTCCGGCAGACCTGGAGCGAGGTCGACGTGATCGGCCTCTGCATCCCTGCCGACGAGCCGGTCGGCCGCGGTGACCGGTTCATCACCGGGGAGCTGGCCGCGCTGAAGGCGACCGTGCTGGCGGTGGTCACCAAGACCGACCTGGTCGACCGGAAGCGGCTGGCCGAGCAGTTGCTCGCCGTCGCCGAAATGGGCGAGTTCGCCGAGGTGGTGCCGGTCAGCGCGGTTTCCGGGCACCAGGTGGACACCCTGGTCGAGGTGATGACGCGGTATCTCCCCGAGTCGCCGCAGCTCTACCCGGACGACATGCTCACCGACGATCCGGAGCAGGTGCTGGTCGCGGAGCTGATCCGGGAGGCCGCGCTGGAGGGTGTCCGGGACGAGCTGCCCCACTCCATCGCGGTGGTGGTGGAGGAGATGATCCTCGAGGGCCAGCTCATGAAGATCTACGCCGACGTGTACGTGGAACGGACCAGCCAGAAGGCGATCGTCATCGGGCACCGGGGCAGTCGGCTCAAGGGAGTCGGTACGGCCGCCCGGCGGCAGATCGAGGAGTTGCTGGGCACCAGGGTCTACCTCGACCTGCATGTGCGGGTCGCCAAGGATTGGCAGCGCGACCCGAAGCAGCTGCGCAAGCTCGGGTTCTGAACCGGGCCCGCCGGGCAGGGCGATCGGACGGCCGGTAGCGGATCGACTGACCGGTCCCGGTCGGGCAGGTGGGAAGTTTCACTGTCTCCGTGGGCGCCTGACGGTTTCGGTGTCGGCTAGAGCAGGGTAGGGAACGGTCGCCTCAACGCCCCCCGGACCCAGATGCAGGCTGATGCGAAACAGATACCTGGACCTGCTGCGCTTCCTGGCTATCGTGCGGATCGTCGTCTACCACGTCACCGGCTGGGCGTCGCTGACGCTGCTGTTCCCGGCGATGTCGGTGATGTTCGCGCTGGCCGGGTCGCTGATGGCGGCGTCCCTGCTCCGGTCGGGGCCGTCGGCGGTCGGTCGGCGGCTGCGTCGCCTGCTGCCGTCGCTCTGGGTGGTGGCCGCGATCTTCGTGCCGGCGATGGTGCTCACCGGGCTGCCGCTGACCCCGAAGGTGTTGCTCTGGCTGTTCCCGGTGGCCGACCCGCCGGCGAACCACTGGGGTGCGCTGGCGTTGAGCCCGATCTGGTACCTGCGGGACTACCTCTGGTTCGTCCTCGCCTCGCCGTTGGCTCTCTGGCTGTTCCGGCGTTTCCCGCTACCCACCCTGCTCGCCCCGTACGTCCTGTTGCTGGTGATCGAGGTGGGCAGCTACCCGAACGCCCCCGTCGTGCTGCGCCACTTCGGCCTCTACTTCGGCGCCTGGCTGCTGGGCTTCGCCCACCAGGCCGGGATGCTGCGTCGCCTGGCCGTGCGGGCCCTGGTGCCGGCCGTGCTCGTGCTCGCCGCGGCCGGCGGCGCCTGGATCCTGGCCAATCCCGGTCCGCGTGGTTACGACCTGAACGACAATCCGCTCGGCAACGCCCTCTGGTCGGCAGCGTTCATCCTGCTGGCGCTCGGTCGCGCCCCGGCGACCGCGCGATGGGTGGACCGCAACGAGGTGTTCGGCCGGACGGTCACGGTGCTGAACCGGCGGGCGCTGACGGTCTACCTGTGGCACATGGCGTTCGTGGTCGCGCTCACCCCGCTGGTGGACGTGGTCGGCTGGTCCCATCAGGATCCGCTGGGTCTGGCGATCCGGGTGGTGCTGGTCTTCCTGCTGGTGGGCCTGGTGACCGTACTGTTCGGCTGGGTGGAGGACGTGGCGGCCCGGCGTCCGCCCGAGCTGGTCCCCGGCCGGCGTCGGCGGGCGGGCACCGCCGGCCGACGACAGGCCGAGTCCTGCTCCGGCGACGATCGGACCCCGCCCGGCCCGCCGTCGGTCGCTGACGGGCGGGCCGCGGAGTGTCCCGCGGACGCCGTACCACGTCAGCGCGGTCCCGACGGTGGGGTCACCGCGAGGTGAGGGTGATGTTGCCGCTGCCGGTGCGCAGGTCGAGCACGAGCGTGGCGGACGGGTCGTGCGGCACGCCAAGCTCGGCCTCACCGGAACCAACCTTCGAACGGACCTGGTACCCGCCGCCCGGCACGGTCAGCTCGACGTTGCCGCTCGACGCGTGCGCCCGCGCGGAGACGGGCCGGTCCAGTTCGAGGCTGACGTTGCCGGAGTTCGCCTCCGCGTCGACCTCGCCGCCGAGCCGGGTTCCCGTCACGTTCCCGGAGGAGGCCCGCAGCACGACCGGCGAAGCCACGTTGTCCACCTCGATGTTGCCCGAGCCGGTCTCCACCCGGACCGGCCCGGCGGCGCCGGCCACCCGCACGTCGCCGGATCCGACCCTGAGGTCGACCCGGCCGACGTCGCTCAGGTCGACGTTTCCGGAGCCGGTCTCGCCCTCGAAGCTGACCCCCTCGCCGGCGGTCACCTCGAAGGAGACGCTGCAGCGGCGGCCGCACGAGGTGTCCAGCACCAGTTCCGTGCCCTTGATCTCGTAGGTCGGGCCCGGCTGTCCGCCCTGGTACCGCACCATCCGCTTGATCCGTACCCCGTCCGCGTCGGCGTCGGCCCGGATCACCACGCCGCCGGCGCCGGGCAGCACCCGGATCGCGGTGATCTGTGCGGACTCGGTGGTGTCGAAGTCCAGCCGGCGGAACGAGATGTTGTCACAGCCGACGAGGACGATGAGACCGGTGATCGCGGCGACCGCGATGCTGGTCCGGCGTGCGGTGCTGGTCCGATGCAGAGCCATGCCGAGGACGCTACGACCGCAGCCGGTGGGTACGCATCCGGGTTCGCCGGCACCGCGACCCCGAGCGGACCCTGAATTCCGACCCGGGGTCGGACCTGACTTCGGGTCGGGAGGGAGAATGGCGCGATGGCCGGTTACCGCCGACAGCTCTACCGCGACGACGCGGTGGTGCTGCGTGTGCAGAAACTCGGCGAGTCGGACCGGATCATCACCCTGCTCACCCGGCGGCACGGCCGGTTGCGGGCGGTCGCCCGGGGGGTGCGCCGGACCACCTCGAAGTTCGGTGCCCGGCTGGAGCCGTTCGGCCACGTCGACCTGCAACTCGCCGGTGACCCCAAGGGGGAGCTGGGCAGTTCGCTGCACAGCGTCAGTCAGGTCGAGGGGATCGACCTCTACGGCAAGCGGTTCCTCGGCGACTATCCCCGCTACACCGCGGCCAGCGCGATCGCCGAGACCGCCGAACGCCTCACCCCGGTCGAGCGGGAGCCGTCGCTGCGGCTGTTCCAGCTCACCCTGGGGGCGCTGCGGGCCCTCGCCGAGGGCGGACACGCCACGACCCTGGTGCTCGACGCGTACCTGCTGCGCGGCATGGCCCTGGCCGGCTGGGCGCCGGCCCTGACCGCCTGCGCGGTCTGTGGCACGCCGGGCCGGCACCGGGCCTTCTCGGTGCCGGCCGGGGGCGCGGTCTGCCCGGACTGCCGCCCACCCGGCGCCGCCCACCCGGCCCCGGCCACCATCGACCTGATGTCGGCGCTGGCCATCGGCGACTGGCGGGTCGCGGACGCCACCGAGAACGGCGTACGCCGGGAGTGCAGCGGGCTGGTCGCGGCGCACCTGCAGTGGCACCTGGAGCGCGCGCTACGCTCGCTGCCGCTGGTCGACCGGGGTGGCGTGCCGGTGGCACCCGGCCCGGTCCGGTCCGCCGGCGAGGTGCCCGTGGTGGCCCCACCGCCGCGGGCCGCCGGTGGCGAGCCACCCGACCGGGTTTCGCAGGACGTGAGCAGGGAGAGAGCCGAGTGATCCGATCCACCAGGGCCGGCCGGCGTGCGCCGGTGCCGCCGACGCCTCATCCGTCGGGAGCCCGACCGCCGGCACTGCCGGCGGGGGCGGTGCCCCGGCATGTCGCCGTGGTGATGGACGGCAACGGTCGGTGGGCCAAGGATCGCGGGCTCGCCCGCACCAGGGGGCACGAGGCGGGGGAGTTCTCCCTCTTCGACACCGTCGAGGGCGCCATCGAGCTGGGCATCCCCTACCTGTCGGCGTACGCCTTCTCCACGGAGAACTGGCGGCGCTCGCCGGACGAGGTGCGGTTCCTGATGGGCTTCAACCGGGACGTCATCCGCCGCCGCCGGGACCAGCTGGTCGACCTCGGGGTGCGGGTGGTCTGGTCGGGCCGCGCCGGGCGGCTGTGGAAGAGCGTCATCACCGAGTTGCAGACCGCCGAGGAGATGTCCCGCGGCAACTCCACGCTGACCCTGCAGTTCTGCGTCAACTACGGGGGTCGGGCCGAGATCGCCGACGCCGCCGCGGCGATCGCCCGGGACGTCGCCGCCGGGCGGCTCGACCCGGCGAAGGTCACCGAGAAGACGATCGGGCGCTACCTCTACCACCCCGAGGTGCCGGAGGTGGACCTGTTCCTGCGGCCCTCCGGCGAGCAGCGGACGTCGAACTTCCTGCTCTGGCAGAGCGCGTACGCGGAGCTGATCTTCCTGGACACGCTCTGGCCGGACTTCGACCGCCGCCACCTCTGGTACGCCTGCGAGCTGTACGCCCAGCGCGACCGGCGGTTCGGTGGCGCGCTGCCCAATCCGGTGGCCCCGGTCACCTGAGCGCCGGTGGCCCCGGCCACCTGAGCGCATATCCGGCGGCCACGCTGGGTATCACCGCTGGCAGCAGCCACTGACGGAGGTGAACCCATATGATCCGCAAGCGCATCGGGCAGTGGGCGGTGATGGCCATCGCGTTACCGGTCGCCGCCGCCGGAGCCCGGAAACTGAGCCATACGCTGGAGGCCCGACGTGGCCCCAACCGGGCCACCCGCCTGCTCAACAAGGGCGCCGACCTGATCCGCCCCCGGCAGGCCAAGCGCCGCCGCTTCTTCTGACGCGACCGGTAGCCCAGCAACACGGCATCTCGCGGTATCCCTCAACGGGATACCGCGAGATGCGGTGTATCGGGAGGTGCCGGCGCTGGCCCCGACCTACGGGCTCAGGCCGTTACCTCGGCCCGGTCGGGGGTGGCCCAGAGGGTGTGGAACGAGCCGTCCCGGTCGACCCGGCGGTAGGTGTGCGCGCCGAAGTTGTCGCGCAGGCCCTGGATCAGCGCGGCCGGCAGACGCTGGGCGCGCAGCGCGTCGAAGTACGCCAGCGACGAGGCGAACGCGGGTGCCGGCACCCCGGCACGGGCCGCGTCGGCCACCACCCGGCGCCAGCTGGGCACCCCGTCGCGGACGGTGTCGGCGAACCACGGCGCCACCAGCAGGGTGGGCAGTTCCGGCTGATCGCCGTACGCCTGCTTGATCCGGTCGAGGAAGCGGGCCCGGATGATGCAGCCGCCGCGCCAGATGGTGGCGGTGCCGCCCAGGTCGATGTTCCAGTCGTACTCGGCACTGCCGGCCCGGATCTGGTCGAAGCCCTGTGCGTACGCGACGATCTTCGAGGCCAGCAGGGCGCGCCGGACGTCCTCGACGAAGGCGTCCCGATCACCGACCTGCCACTTCTCCCCGGCATCGGGGAACGCCCGGACCGCTGCCTCGCGCTGGCCGACGTGCCCGGACAGCGACCGGGCGAAGGTCGCCTCGGCGATGCCGGTGATCGGGATGCCCAGGTCGAGGGCGATCTGGACGGTCCACCGGCCGGTGCCCTTCTGCTCGGCCTGGTCCTGCACCACGTCCACGAACGCCTCGCCGGTGGTTGCGTCGGTGTGTGCCAGCACGTCGGCGGTGATCTCGATCAGGAAGGACTCCAGCTCGCCGGAGTTCCACTCCCGGAAGATCTGCGCGATCTCCGACGGCGTCGCGCCCAGACCGGCCCGCAGCAGGTCGTACGCCTCGGCGATGAGCTGCATGTCGGCGTACTCGATGCCGTTGTGCACCATCTTGACGAAGTGCCCGGCGCCGTCCGGTCCGACGTGCTGGCAGCAGGGCGCCCCCTCGACCTGCGCGGCGATCTTCTCGAAGATCGGACCGAGCTTGCGGTACGACTCGGCCGAGCCGCCCGGCATGATGCTCGGCCCCCACAGCGCGCCCTCCTCGCCGCCGGAGACACCGGTGCCGACGAAGTGCAGGCCATGTGCCCGCAGCGCCTCCTCCCGGCGGCGGGTGTCGGCGAAGTGCGCGTTGCCGCAGTCGATGATGATGTCGCCCTCTTCGAGCAGCGGCACCAACTCGTCGATGACCGCGTCGGTGGGTCCGCCCGCCTTCACCATGATGATCACCGCACGGGGGCGCTCCAGCGCGGCGACGAAGTCCGCGAGGGACTCCGCCGGGACGAAGGTGCCCTCGTCGCCGTGCTCCGCCACCAGCGTCCGGGTCCGCTCCGGCGAGCGGTTGTGCACCGCCACGGTGAAGCCGTTGCGGGCCAGGTTGCGAGCCAGGTTCCGGCCCATCACCGCCAGCCCGGTCACACCGATCGTCGCCGTAGCCCGATCCGCCATCCTCGTCGCCACCTTCCGCCTTCTGCCTGTAGTGCTGCGACGGTATCGCGGTCCCGTGCCGCCGCGCGCCGTCCCCCCACCTCTGGTCATCAGGTGGTCGCGGAGCGCAGGTGGCAACTCGACGGTCCACCACGCGGTCGCGGGTGCGGTCGCCGTCGGCGCGGCGACCGCACCCGCGCCCTCAGTGGTCGGCGCAGCAGGGTGTCGGGTCCGGCACCTCGAACGGGGCCAGACCGCCGCGGTGGTGCGGCATGGTCACCAGCACCAGCTCGCCGGCCTGCCACTGCGGCCGGACGAAGTCCCGGGTGTGCACCGGCGTCTCCGGCGCGGCCGAGGCTCCGCCCAGCACCACGACCCGTTCGATCGCGCCGGCGGCGAGCAGTTCGCCGACGGTGAGCGTGCCGACCAGCCGATCCGCGCCCGGATACCACACCGCCCGACCCGACCGGCGGGCGGTGTGTTCGCCCGCCGCCCGCGCCGCCGCGGCCCGCAGTTCGGGCGGGGTGGCCGGCAGACCCGCGAACCGTTTCGTTTCCGTCGCGGCCACACTGAGCGCCACGTGCGGAAACGGCGTGCTGACCAGGTGCGTGCAGGTGACCAGGTCCGGCCCGCCGAGCGGCCGCACCTGGGTGTCCAGCCAGTGGTCGGCCTCCCGGAGGGTCCGGTGACCCAGGCTGAGGCCGAGGATCACTGTGGCAGGACCCAGATCGGGTTCGCGTAGAACCACAGGTCGTCCCACGGGTCGGCCGCGCCGGTGACGTCCAGCGCCGGGCCGAACGGGTCGACCGCGGCGCCCATCAGGCCGGGCTGGCTACGCTTGCCGTCCGTGCCCCGGATCCGCAGATAGAACGGCTCGTCGACCCGGCCGAAGGAGTAGCTGAAGGAGACCCGCCCGGTCCGCTTGGTCACCTCGAAGGACTTGACCACCTTCGTGGTCGGGGCGGTGAAGGTGTCCTTGTCGGCGACCGGGCCGGTCACCCGGCCGGCGATCACGTCCACCCGGGCGAGCACCGGCAGGAACTGCGACCAGTTCGGGATGTCGGCCAGGTCGACGTCGATGGTCACCTCGACCCGCGTCCCGCGCTTGACCCGCAGCACGCCGCCGAGCGGCGCACCGGAGTGCCGCGCCGGTCGCCCGCGACGCGGGCACGGACGTCGAGGCCCTTGATCAGACCACCGTGGTCCACCCAGACCCGGCCGGCGCGCAGGCCGTCCATGACGGCCCGGTAGCTGAAGCTGCTCGACCCGACGTGGGTGCGGCTGTACTGGCCCGGCCAGTAGTCACCGGCCTCGGTGATCACCGGGCCGTGGACCGGGTCGTTGTACCTGCCGTTGAGGTTGAAGTCGCTGTCCGGCCCGCGCTGCGAGGTGTCCAGGTAGTTGACGTGCGAGTCGGAGTTGGCGCTGATCCACCAGGCCCGTCCCTCGGCGAGCAGGCTGTCCCAGAGACCGCCGACGGTGGAGGTCATCCAGTCGAAACCGCCCCAGGTGCGGTAGCTCTCCAGCGGGAAGCCGGGGAACGAGTTGGCCGAGGGGTTGTTGTCGTAGTAGCCGCGGGCCCGGCCGCCGCTCTCGCGGGGGAGG is a genomic window of Micromonospora tarapacensis containing:
- the era gene encoding GTPase Era, yielding MSERGERERPAYRAGFACFVGRPNAGKSTLTNAIVGQKIAITSNKPQTTRHIIRAVLHRPDSQLVLVDTPGLHRPRTLLGERLNDLVRQTWSEVDVIGLCIPADEPVGRGDRFITGELAALKATVLAVVTKTDLVDRKRLAEQLLAVAEMGEFAEVVPVSAVSGHQVDTLVEVMTRYLPESPQLYPDDMLTDDPEQVLVAELIREAALEGVRDELPHSIAVVVEEMILEGQLMKIYADVYVERTSQKAIVIGHRGSRLKGVGTAARRQIEELLGTRVYLDLHVRVAKDWQRDPKQLRKLGF
- a CDS encoding isoprenyl transferase; translation: MPPTPHPSGARPPALPAGAVPRHVAVVMDGNGRWAKDRGLARTRGHEAGEFSLFDTVEGAIELGIPYLSAYAFSTENWRRSPDEVRFLMGFNRDVIRRRRDQLVDLGVRVVWSGRAGRLWKSVITELQTAEEMSRGNSTLTLQFCVNYGGRAEIADAAAAIARDVAAGRLDPAKVTEKTIGRYLYHPEVPEVDLFLRPSGEQRTSNFLLWQSAYAELIFLDTLWPDFDRRHLWYACELYAQRDRRFGGALPNPVAPVT
- a CDS encoding acyltransferase family protein — translated: MRNRYLDLLRFLAIVRIVVYHVTGWASLTLLFPAMSVMFALAGSLMAASLLRSGPSAVGRRLRRLLPSLWVVAAIFVPAMVLTGLPLTPKVLLWLFPVADPPANHWGALALSPIWYLRDYLWFVLASPLALWLFRRFPLPTLLAPYVLLLVIEVGSYPNAPVVLRHFGLYFGAWLLGFAHQAGMLRRLAVRALVPAVLVLAAAGGAWILANPGPRGYDLNDNPLGNALWSAAFILLALGRAPATARWVDRNEVFGRTVTVLNRRALTVYLWHMAFVVALTPLVDVVGWSHQDPLGLAIRVVLVFLLVGLVTVLFGWVEDVAARRPPELVPGRRRRAGTAGRRQAESCSGDDRTPPGPPSVADGRAAECPADAVPRQRGPDGGVTAR
- a CDS encoding cytidine deaminase produces the protein MPESSAVPTVRPTGSELSAEDAKLVILARGARGRVGAVEGAAVRDQDGRTYAAASVSLPSLTITALQLAVASAAAAGASRLEAAAVVTEASTLDGAGHAAVRDLAADAPVHVAAPDGTVLGTVTE
- the recO gene encoding DNA repair protein RecO, with the protein product MAGYRRQLYRDDAVVLRVQKLGESDRIITLLTRRHGRLRAVARGVRRTTSKFGARLEPFGHVDLQLAGDPKGELGSSLHSVSQVEGIDLYGKRFLGDYPRYTAASAIAETAERLTPVEREPSLRLFQLTLGALRALAEGGHATTLVLDAYLLRGMALAGWAPALTACAVCGTPGRHRAFSVPAGGAVCPDCRPPGAAHPAPATIDLMSALAIGDWRVADATENGVRRECSGLVAAHLQWHLERALRSLPLVDRGGVPVAPGPVRSAGEVPVVAPPPRAAGGEPPDRVSQDVSRERAE
- the ybeY gene encoding rRNA maturation RNase YbeY; protein product: MSIEIANESGVEVDTDAVLAVARHALDEMGVNPLAELSVLLVDVDYMTELNHRWMGGDGPTDVLAFPMDEGSVDHGPGESAATGAEPALLGDIVLCPEVAAKQAATGGHSSADELHLLTVHGVLHLLGYDHAEPEEEREMFGLQARLLASWRSTRAR
- a CDS encoding hemolysin family protein yields the protein MAVDPRPVMDTPLAAAATGLPDLQLLVVAAGLVVLAGLIAMTEAALAAVSPARAAELARDGVRGARTLQTVAGDVVRHLNLLLLLRLLAELTATTLVALVAVDTFGAGWRAALVTAGAMTVVSFVVVGVGPRTLGRQHAYAVGRAAAPLVRWLGRVLNPLASLLILIGNAVTPGRGFREGPFATQVELRELVDLAEQRGVVEHGERQMIHSVFALGDTIAREVMVPRTEMVWIESGKSLSQALALFLRSGFSRIPVIGESVDDVLGVLYLKDLIRHTQGGAAEDRQLPVAELMRPATFVPESKPVDDLLSEMQAARNHLVIVVDEYGGTGGLVTIEDILEEIVGEITDEYDVERPPVEQLPDGAVRVTARLPVEDLGELFDTELPHDEVETVGGLLAQSLGRVPIPGAQVEVAGLRLLAEGTTGRRNRIDTVLVRRAESTGPPDKPGGTPTASRSDTDQFEERQPADA
- a CDS encoding DUF4097 family beta strand repeat-containing protein, with translation MALHRTSTARRTSIAVAAITGLIVLVGCDNISFRRLDFDTTESAQITAIRVLPGAGGVVIRADADADGVRIKRMVRYQGGQPGPTYEIKGTELVLDTSCGRRCSVSFEVTAGEGVSFEGETGSGNVDLSDVGRVDLRVGSGDVRVAGAAGPVRVETGSGNIEVDNVASPVVLRASSGNVTGTRLGGEVDAEANSGNVSLELDRPVSARAHASSGNVELTVPGGGYQVRSKVGSGEAELGVPHDPSATLVLDLRTGSGNITLTSR